In Helianthus annuus cultivar XRQ/B chromosome 8, HanXRQr2.0-SUNRISE, whole genome shotgun sequence, a single genomic region encodes these proteins:
- the LOC110870248 gene encoding uncharacterized protein LOC110870248 — protein sequence MDVSVSFRCDWAGTGLKRFIDPGLVRETTDMIVQIRDRIESARDRQKSYADKRQKPLEFEVDNMVLLKVSPWKGVVRIGKCGKLDPRYIGPFEILERIETVAHKLKLSEELSSVHDTFHVSNLKKLQETVVIPAGKIHVNGKPQFTEKPVEVTDWKVHKNRKSHT from the coding sequence ATGGACGTAAGTGTCAGTTTCCGTTGTGATTGGGCGGGGACCGGACTTAAACGGTTTATTGACCCCGGGTTGGTTCGGGAAACTACGGACATGATCGTTCAGATACGTGATCGTATCGAGTCAGCACGTGATagacagaaaagctacgctgacaagcggcagaaaccgttggaatttgagGTTGATAATATGGTTTTactgaaagtctcgccttggaaaggcgtggtACGAATTGGTAAATGTGGAAAGTTGGACCCACGGTACATAGGACCCTTCGAGATCCTGGAAAGGATCGAAACCGTTGCTCATAAACTAAAGTTGTCAGAAGAACTCAGTAGTGTTCATgacacgtttcacgtgtcaaatctcaaGAAACTCCAAGAGACAGTAGTTATTCCCGCAGGCAAAATTCATGTCAACGGCAAGCCCCAATTTACTGAAAAACCTGTAGAGGTCACAGACTGGAAAGTCCACAAGAACCGGAAAAGTCATACTTAA